The following proteins are co-located in the Ciona intestinalis unplaced genomic scaffold, KH HT001144.1, whole genome shotgun sequence genome:
- the LOC100175262 gene encoding thioredoxin domain-containing protein 17-like: MKEIKVQGFDEFMSAVVSPDIKDKIIICLFTGDKDENGKSWCPDCVTSEPIVRKSLELIKDDDSFVFVYCSVGGRAFWKDKSNPFRTNDKLKLNGVPTLMKWGFPNEKLVEDQISADVIPILFE; the protein is encoded by the coding sequence atgaaagaaataaaagtgCAAGGATTTGATGAGTTTATGAGTGCTGTAGTATCGCCTGATATAAAAGACAAAATCATCATATGTTTGTTCACTGGAGATAAAGATGAAAATGGGAAAAGTTGGTGCCCGGATTGTGTAACTAGTGAACCGATTGTTCGTAAAAGTTTGGAATTGATTAAAGACGATGATTCTTTCGTGTTTGTGTATTGTTCAGTTGGGGGGAGGGCTTTTTGGAAGGATAAATCCAATCCATTCCGAACCAATGACAAACTTAAGCTTAATGGTGTACCAACATTAATGAAGTGGGGATTTCCCAATGAAAAATTGGTGGAAGATCAAATAAGTGCAGATGTAATTCCTATTCTTTTTGAATAA
- the LOC104266731 gene encoding rRNA-processing protein fyv7-like: protein MDPNKQKVIREYRKLTRKDQQSYKNKSQKTTKAVPQPLNPKLKKNTGKYIKQTVLKKKEEQAKLTKQRKLQDIARQEKRRKKHEIHKKLNMKTHKGQPIMKNKVDLLLHKIQSNTDQYCL, encoded by the coding sequence ATGGATCCTAACAAACAGAAAGTAATCCGTGAATATCGCAAACTTACAAGAAAAgatcaacaaagttacaaaaataaaagtcaGAAAACTACTAAGGCTGTACCACAACCACTTAACcctaaactgaaaaaaaataccggaaaatatattaaacaaacagttcTAAAGAAGAAAGAAGAACAAGCAAAACTAACAAAACAACGAAAGTTGCAAGATATAGCTCGCCAGGAGAAGCGACGGAAAAAGCATGAGATTCATAAAAAACTGAATATGAAAACTCATAAAGGCCAACCtattatgaaaaataaagttgatttattattacataagATTCAAAGTAACACAGATCAGTATTGTCTCTAA